From a region of the Odontesthes bonariensis isolate fOdoBon6 chromosome 4, fOdoBon6.hap1, whole genome shotgun sequence genome:
- the LOC142379009 gene encoding axin-1-like isoform X2: MSVVRELHGIGYRGGGGVVASMSGPTHFTEDAPRPPVPGEEGTDLDPPVQSVNTRPNTLSQSLGYPPSSKMGDSSSYTPSSSSATPRRPDLDLGYEPEGSASPTPPYLKWAESLHSLLDDQEGIQLFRNFLSQEGCADLLDFWFACSGFRKTSQEKRAKLAKAIYRKYIVDGSGIVSRQIKAATKSFIRDCVGKPQSDPAMFEQAQTEIQAMMEENTYPLFLKSDLYLEYTRTGGESPKPNPSDQSPSSGPTKPVPGYLPTLAEDEEWRCGGGGGVREIEEEKDEECGDTPAERLTHSLLMQTAPQRATTSRRRQDSREYRPWREPVNPYYANMGYARAPATSANDSEQQSMSSDADTLSLTDSSVDGIPPYRYRKQHRKEMHESAKANGRVPLPHIPRTHRMPKDIHVEPERFAAELISRLETVLREREAEERLEERLKRVRLEEEGDDADTSMTPSMSSHTIPLPLPTSFPPLYGARYSETTASTGTAATYGGLVAMEDSHDDDPESILDEHVQRVMKTPGCQSPGATNSTLGGGGGRHTPPKSSRSPDGGIGPPHYAPHRGGGHSLPAAGVKGMHHHKQLLHHRGREGQEEAGSRSQANFLWNGEAASQYTGRRNYADGAGASTLEGMGYSKGSTLSRRGCKKTSETSGKGDESGRGLETQVPMEDLERNQKILQWMMEGDRQRKSSHGGSTSSSRRTGTSSESPRPTSVERPGAVHPWVSAQLRNNPSSVPSTIPGSSSTQVQPSHPFIQDPAMPPNPAPNPLTQLEEARRRLEEERRRAALLQAKQRHKSGKRQICENMTVAYYFCGEPIPYRTSVKGRVVTLGQFKELLTKKGHYRFYFKKVSDEFDCGVVFEEVRDDDAILPIFEEKIVGKVEKVD; the protein is encoded by the exons ATGAGTGTTGTCAGAGAATTACATGGGATTGGATACAGGGGCGGTGGAGGGGTTGTGGCCTCTATGAGCGGCCCTACCCACTTTACCGAAGATGCCCCACGACCCCCAGTCCCTGGTGAGGAGGGAACTGATCTGGACCCCCCAGTCCAGTCAGTCAACACCCGTCCAAACACCCTTTCACAAAGCCTAGGCTATCCTCCGTCTTCTAAAATGGGGGATTCGTCAAGTTACACACCGTCGTCGTCGTCTGCGACCCCACGTCGCCCTGATCTGGACTTGGGATATGAACCTGAAGGCTCAGCTTCTCCAACTCCACCTTATCTGAAGTGGGCTGAGTCACTACACTCTCTCCTGGATGACCAGGAAGGCATCCAGCTGTTCAGAAACTTCCTGAGCCAGGAAGGGTGTGCAGACCTTCTTGACTTTTGGTTTGCATGCTCGGGGTTCAGGAAGACGAGCCAGGAGAAGAGGGCAAAGCTGGCCAAGGCCATCTACAGGAAATACATAGTAGATGGAAGTGGGATTGTCTCCAGGCAGATCAAAGCGGCTACAAAGAGCTTCATCCGAGACTGTGTGGGAAAGCCTCAATCAGACCCTGCCATGTTTGAACAG GCTCAAACGGAGATCCAGGCCATGATGGAAGAGAACACCTACCCTTTGTTCCTCAAGTCGGATCTGTATTTGGAGTACACACGGACAGGAGGAGAGAGCCCCAAGCCTAATCCCAGTGATCAGAGCCCTTCATCCGGGCCAACCAAACCTGTGCCTGGGTACCTGCCTACACTTGCTGAGGATGAGGAGTGGAG gtgtggagggggagggggagttAGGGAAATTGAGGAAGAGAAAGACGAGGAGTGTGGAGATACACCAGCTGAGAGGCTGACTCACAGCCTGCTGATGCAGACGGCACCACAGAGAGCCACGACGAGCAGGAGGAGGCAAGACAGCAGggagtacag GCCGTGGAGGGAGCCGGTAAACCCGTACTACGCGAACATGGGCTACGCTCGGGCTCCAGCAACCAGTGCCAATGACAGTGAGCAGCAGAGCATGTCGAGTGACGCAGACACACTGTCGCTGACCGATAGCAGTGT AGATGGTATTCCTCCCTACAGATATCGGAAGCAGCATCGTAAGGAGATGCATgaaagtgccaaagccaatggCCGTGTGCCCCTACCTCATATACCT CGCACACATCGTATGCCAAAGGACATCCACGTAGAGCCGGAGAGGTTTGCAGCGGAgctcatcagcaggctggagaccgTTCTCAGAGAAAGAGAGGCTGAGGAAAGACTCGAAGAAAGGCTGAAAAGAGTGCGACTG GAAGAAGAAGGGGACGACGCTGACACCTCCATGACGCCCTCCATGTCCTCTCATACCATACCACTCCCCCTCCCCACGTCATTTCCACCTCTATACGGCGCCCGTTATTCAGAGACCACTGCTAGCACAGGAACAGCTGCCACTTATGGCGGCCTGGTTGCCATGGAAGATTCCCATGACGACGACCCAGAATCTATTTTGGACGAGCACGTACAGCGGGTGATGAAGACGCCGGGCTGCCAGTCGCCGGGGGCAACCAACAGCACcttaggaggaggaggaggtcggCACACTCCTCCCAAATCATCACGCTCTCCTGATGGAGGAATCGGGCCACCTCACTACGCCCCGCACAGAGGGGGAGGTCACAGTCTGCCTGCAGCTGGGGTCAAAG GTATGCATCACCATAAGCAGCTGTTGCACCACAGAGGAAGAGAagggcaggaggaggcaggctCTAGGTCTCAGGCCAACTTCCTGTGGAATGGAGAGGCAGCCAGTCAGTACACAGGAAGAAGAAACTACGCTGATGGAGCTGGAGCCAGCACTCTTGAGGGGATGGGTTACAg TAAAGGCAGCACACTATCCCGGAGAGGTTGTAAGAAGACATCTGAGACATCAGGCAAAGGTGATGAGAGTGGGCGTGGCCTGGAAACACAAGTGCCAATGGAGGATTTGGAGAGAAACCAGAAGATCCTTCAATGGATGATGGAGGGAGACAGACAGAGGAAGAGCTCTCATGG tggcagcaccagcagctccagGAGGACAGGAACCAGCAGCGAGTCACCGCGTCCGACTTCAGTGGAGCGGCCCGGAGCTGTGCATCCCTGGGTCTCAGCCCAGCTGCGTAATAACCCCTCTTCAGTGCCCTCCACCATCCCTGGCTCATCGTCCACCCAGGTCCAACCATCACACCCTTTCATCCAGGACCCCGCTATGCCTCCCAACCCAGCTCCCAACCCCCTCACTCAGCTGGAGGAGGCTAGAAggaggctggaggaggagaggagaagagcCGCACTACTGCAGGCCAAGCAGAG GCATAAGTCTGGGAAGCGGCAAATATGTGAGAACATGACGGTAGCGTACTACTTTTGTGGAGAGCCGATCCCATACCGGACATCAGTCAAAGGTCGTGTCGTGACTTTGGGCCAGTTTAAGGAGCTGCTTACCAAAAAGGGCCATTACAG GTTTTACTTCAAGAAAGTGAGCGACGAGTTTGACTGTGGAGTGGTGTTCGAGGAGGTTCGTGACGATGACGCCATCTTGCCTATCTTCGAGGAGAAGATTGTAGGGAAGGTCGAGAAGGTTGACTGA
- the LOC142379009 gene encoding axin-1-like isoform X1, whose translation MSVVRELHGIGYRGGGGVVASMSGPTHFTEDAPRPPVPGEEGTDLDPPVQSVNTRPNTLSQSLGYPPSSKMGDSSSYTPSSSSATPRRPDLDLGYEPEGSASPTPPYLKWAESLHSLLDDQEGIQLFRNFLSQEGCADLLDFWFACSGFRKTSQEKRAKLAKAIYRKYIVDGSGIVSRQIKAATKSFIRDCVGKPQSDPAMFEQAQTEIQAMMEENTYPLFLKSDLYLEYTRTGGESPKPNPSDQSPSSGPTKPVPGYLPTLAEDEEWRCGGGGGVREIEEEKDEECGDTPAERLTHSLLMQTAPQRATTSRRRQDSREYRPWREPVNPYYANMGYARAPATSANDSEQQSMSSDADTLSLTDSSVDGIPPYRYRKQHRKEMHESAKANGRVPLPHIPRTHRMPKDIHVEPERFAAELISRLETVLREREAEERLEERLKRVRLEEEGDDADTSMTPSMSSHTIPLPLPTSFPPLYGARYSETTASTGTAATYGGLVAMEDSHDDDPESILDEHVQRVMKTPGCQSPGATNSTLGGGGGRHTPPKSSRSPDGGIGPPHYAPHRGGGHSLPAAGVKGMHHHKQLLHHRGREGQEEAGSRSQANFLWNGEAASQYTGRRNYADGAGASTLEGMGYSSKGSTLSRRGCKKTSETSGKGDESGRGLETQVPMEDLERNQKILQWMMEGDRQRKSSHGGSTSSSRRTGTSSESPRPTSVERPGAVHPWVSAQLRNNPSSVPSTIPGSSSTQVQPSHPFIQDPAMPPNPAPNPLTQLEEARRRLEEERRRAALLQAKQRHKSGKRQICENMTVAYYFCGEPIPYRTSVKGRVVTLGQFKELLTKKGHYRFYFKKVSDEFDCGVVFEEVRDDDAILPIFEEKIVGKVEKVD comes from the exons ATGAGTGTTGTCAGAGAATTACATGGGATTGGATACAGGGGCGGTGGAGGGGTTGTGGCCTCTATGAGCGGCCCTACCCACTTTACCGAAGATGCCCCACGACCCCCAGTCCCTGGTGAGGAGGGAACTGATCTGGACCCCCCAGTCCAGTCAGTCAACACCCGTCCAAACACCCTTTCACAAAGCCTAGGCTATCCTCCGTCTTCTAAAATGGGGGATTCGTCAAGTTACACACCGTCGTCGTCGTCTGCGACCCCACGTCGCCCTGATCTGGACTTGGGATATGAACCTGAAGGCTCAGCTTCTCCAACTCCACCTTATCTGAAGTGGGCTGAGTCACTACACTCTCTCCTGGATGACCAGGAAGGCATCCAGCTGTTCAGAAACTTCCTGAGCCAGGAAGGGTGTGCAGACCTTCTTGACTTTTGGTTTGCATGCTCGGGGTTCAGGAAGACGAGCCAGGAGAAGAGGGCAAAGCTGGCCAAGGCCATCTACAGGAAATACATAGTAGATGGAAGTGGGATTGTCTCCAGGCAGATCAAAGCGGCTACAAAGAGCTTCATCCGAGACTGTGTGGGAAAGCCTCAATCAGACCCTGCCATGTTTGAACAG GCTCAAACGGAGATCCAGGCCATGATGGAAGAGAACACCTACCCTTTGTTCCTCAAGTCGGATCTGTATTTGGAGTACACACGGACAGGAGGAGAGAGCCCCAAGCCTAATCCCAGTGATCAGAGCCCTTCATCCGGGCCAACCAAACCTGTGCCTGGGTACCTGCCTACACTTGCTGAGGATGAGGAGTGGAG gtgtggagggggagggggagttAGGGAAATTGAGGAAGAGAAAGACGAGGAGTGTGGAGATACACCAGCTGAGAGGCTGACTCACAGCCTGCTGATGCAGACGGCACCACAGAGAGCCACGACGAGCAGGAGGAGGCAAGACAGCAGggagtacag GCCGTGGAGGGAGCCGGTAAACCCGTACTACGCGAACATGGGCTACGCTCGGGCTCCAGCAACCAGTGCCAATGACAGTGAGCAGCAGAGCATGTCGAGTGACGCAGACACACTGTCGCTGACCGATAGCAGTGT AGATGGTATTCCTCCCTACAGATATCGGAAGCAGCATCGTAAGGAGATGCATgaaagtgccaaagccaatggCCGTGTGCCCCTACCTCATATACCT CGCACACATCGTATGCCAAAGGACATCCACGTAGAGCCGGAGAGGTTTGCAGCGGAgctcatcagcaggctggagaccgTTCTCAGAGAAAGAGAGGCTGAGGAAAGACTCGAAGAAAGGCTGAAAAGAGTGCGACTG GAAGAAGAAGGGGACGACGCTGACACCTCCATGACGCCCTCCATGTCCTCTCATACCATACCACTCCCCCTCCCCACGTCATTTCCACCTCTATACGGCGCCCGTTATTCAGAGACCACTGCTAGCACAGGAACAGCTGCCACTTATGGCGGCCTGGTTGCCATGGAAGATTCCCATGACGACGACCCAGAATCTATTTTGGACGAGCACGTACAGCGGGTGATGAAGACGCCGGGCTGCCAGTCGCCGGGGGCAACCAACAGCACcttaggaggaggaggaggtcggCACACTCCTCCCAAATCATCACGCTCTCCTGATGGAGGAATCGGGCCACCTCACTACGCCCCGCACAGAGGGGGAGGTCACAGTCTGCCTGCAGCTGGGGTCAAAG GTATGCATCACCATAAGCAGCTGTTGCACCACAGAGGAAGAGAagggcaggaggaggcaggctCTAGGTCTCAGGCCAACTTCCTGTGGAATGGAGAGGCAGCCAGTCAGTACACAGGAAGAAGAAACTACGCTGATGGAGCTGGAGCCAGCACTCTTGAGGGGATGGGTTACAg TAGTAAAGGCAGCACACTATCCCGGAGAGGTTGTAAGAAGACATCTGAGACATCAGGCAAAGGTGATGAGAGTGGGCGTGGCCTGGAAACACAAGTGCCAATGGAGGATTTGGAGAGAAACCAGAAGATCCTTCAATGGATGATGGAGGGAGACAGACAGAGGAAGAGCTCTCATGG tggcagcaccagcagctccagGAGGACAGGAACCAGCAGCGAGTCACCGCGTCCGACTTCAGTGGAGCGGCCCGGAGCTGTGCATCCCTGGGTCTCAGCCCAGCTGCGTAATAACCCCTCTTCAGTGCCCTCCACCATCCCTGGCTCATCGTCCACCCAGGTCCAACCATCACACCCTTTCATCCAGGACCCCGCTATGCCTCCCAACCCAGCTCCCAACCCCCTCACTCAGCTGGAGGAGGCTAGAAggaggctggaggaggagaggagaagagcCGCACTACTGCAGGCCAAGCAGAG GCATAAGTCTGGGAAGCGGCAAATATGTGAGAACATGACGGTAGCGTACTACTTTTGTGGAGAGCCGATCCCATACCGGACATCAGTCAAAGGTCGTGTCGTGACTTTGGGCCAGTTTAAGGAGCTGCTTACCAAAAAGGGCCATTACAG GTTTTACTTCAAGAAAGTGAGCGACGAGTTTGACTGTGGAGTGGTGTTCGAGGAGGTTCGTGACGATGACGCCATCTTGCCTATCTTCGAGGAGAAGATTGTAGGGAAGGTCGAGAAGGTTGACTGA